The Salvelinus fontinalis isolate EN_2023a unplaced genomic scaffold, ASM2944872v1 scaffold_0411, whole genome shotgun sequence genomic interval ctggagggagacagattttcCGCCGAGTTGGGCCTCTCTTCCTGGTTGGTGGGAGGAGATATAGAAGGGTGAGCTCATTGTAATAGCGGGAATGGAGTttatggaacggagtcaaacatggaGTTTCCATGTGTTTTATGCCGTTCTATTACTCCActccagacattacaatgagcccatccttctatagctcctcccaccatccTCCTCgtgagtatgcaattgagattctcccagacATTAAAACCAGATTGGGGGCTAAAGAGCCTGCCAGTTTGTAGTCCTAAAAAAAACGGAAATTAGTTACCTATGGTTCCTTCAGCCATTcccgaaaataaggtctgaggttaacacaggtttaggagatctTATTCGTTTtgtgagataatatcagtcagttaacatgacctttatgaattataaaGCCTTTATGAGCTTTATGTGCTTTTGATTACAcaaatgcttcaaaattcacaaaaagtgacaTTAGCTGATGAAAATGATCAAATTGAACAAAATGTACAAGATCTCATAAGCCTGTGTTTTACCACAGACCTCATTTTCACAGTTTATCCAAACACCCTACAAAAACTCCATTAATTTGCCCCATAGGCTTTGTCCTTCGAACCTTGGTGGAGTACCAGGGCCTACAAAAATATGCTTGGTCTGTTCCAATAGTGTGTGATTGCGGCCCGCAACTCAGGGCATTCCATTGGTTACTGCATGAAATTCCACCGTCGAGCATCATATTAATACCTgcatgaacacccccccccccccccaccaccacccctcgaGTATCCCACTGGTTACTGCATGAAGGTCCCCGTTGAGCATACCATTAATAGCTACatgaacgccccccccccccccccacacaagcATACCATTGTTTCCTgcatgaacaccccccccccccctcaagagCACGCCATCTTCATGTTTGCATGACACTTTTGATATTCTAGATTACCTCTGATTGTCTATGCGATTAAACATTTACCAATATAAGTATAAAGAGGGGTTCCTAAagatgcaggaatgcccacatgcaggaatGCCCCGAATTGCGGGCTGTAAATACACCTTTCTCGTCTGTCCAAGAAAATGAAACCATTTAAACATGTTTAAAATTAGCAACTAAATGTAGAATACTGTACACTATCATACATTTTAATCTAGTTAACTTTTAGAACAGGGTAAACTGATAAAATCCCGATGCACCAATCCTGCACCAATTTATATTCCACCATCACAGTTGGAAACACACATTTTTTGCCTTGAGTCTACATCATTTGAATAAGAGTTTTATGTGTTATTGCTTGTACCTAAAATGCTTTTACATCATGCAAAATCGACAAAAGTCGATGAATTTCACTGAAGTAATTGAATAGGAAATGTAATTGGGGCCCTTTAAAGATGAActcttgttaaaaaaaaaaaagtcaaaataaTTTTTAAGTTTCAAACATCACATGTGAAGAATGCGAATCTCCCAAGATGCACTTGTCAAGGAGGGGGGGGTAGAAAGCCattttgttatgtttgctatGTGGCTAGCGCCACATCTCCAGCGGTAGCATAACGATGGATAATTTCAGATTAAATATAGCTTTTAATTTGTTTCACACAATGAAGTCTGAAATATATAACATTTAATATTTGCATCATTTTAATACGGGCCAGGGAGGGACGCAGCTGTTATACTAAATTGTTTGTTTCGCTAACTAAACTAGCTAACGCGTTAGCTTACTTGAACGAAATCTAATTTTCAGTTGTTCGGTTCATCCAAAAGTTTCCCTGCGATTTATGGCTTTGGGCTAGGTATCTACTTTTGCTCAAGTGAGGGATCGGACTAAGTGGTGAATCGTAAATGATTTAAGAAACAGGGTCAGAGTTGTATAATCCAACTTTAGGCTCGTTTGAGAGGACGAGTAGAAGTGCCGCTGacaggctaacgttagctaacaactCTTCACAACAACGGCCCTCTGCATTAATCTAATAATGGCAGAAGACATACGACAGGACAAGAAAGCAAACTTCTCTGCTCTGACGGAGCACAACAACAACGGAGTGACGAAGATTTCTGGCCTGGCCTCCAACAAAACTGGCGCCTCCAAGAAATTAGTTATAAAAAATTTCAAAGGTAACGCGTGCTGaatagctagttaacgttagctggctagctaaccgtgCTAACTAGCTAAACGTTATTTGGCCGTTTTACCTGACTATCAACTATCGGTTAGTAATTGGCTAACTAGTTAACTCTAGTTATGTAACGTGTAACTCCCCATAAGTGGCAGCGTAACTAAAGTTCATATTTGAAAGTTGTCCATGATGGCCAGCTGGGTAGCCTAGGAAGTTTCTAGACCAAGTTAGCTTGTGACATATTTGAAGCAATTGATAGCCATGGCATGTAAACAACAGAATATTCCGTTGCAACCAGACCCTGGAAATATTGCTCAACTCTGTTTACGTCATCTAGCTAACTTTACCAAGCTAATGACATTCTGGcagaataaatatatattttttgcatacAATTTAGACATTTGTTGACTCTGTCCCTGCCAGATGTTTACATATGGTTGTCCTTCAGTCAACTGTTTTCCTTTAGTCAACTGTTTACAAACAATATTCTCCTTGTTTACAAATTAACTTTACATTTCTCCTCATTTAAATGAGGTAAACAGTTAGAGGCTTAAAAAAACGAATGGTTGTATTGATTGTCTGTCTAACCATTTTGCTGTGCCTTGGTGTGGCGTAACCGTTGTGTGTTCCCAGACAGGCCAAAGCTAGCGGACAACTACACTGAGGACACCTGGCTGAAGCTGAGGGATGCGGTAGGAGCCAtccagaacagcacctccatcaAGTACAACCTAGAGGAACTCTACCAGGTCAGGCCTAAAGCATCAAACATCATGCACACAGTGGCACTTTCAGGACATGGAACACATGGTTTGTGGAGAGCTACAGCCCTTATTTACCTTAATAAATCACAGGCCTAGTTCAAGTGTCCACCGGGCCTTGATGATATGCCTATATCCAAGTCCCAGTGTTTCCATGTGAATAATATGTACCGATATGGGCACTTTTATTGTCTGCATCTGTATGACACCATTACTCCAGCTGTCTTGTTATGTGACCTGCTGGTTGCCCTTTACTGTCTGTATCTGTGTACTATTACACCAGCTGTCTTGTAACGTGACCTGCTGGTTGCCCTTTACTGTCTGTATCTGTGTACTATTACACCAGCTGTCTTGTAACGTGACCTGCTGGTTGCCCTTTACTGTCTGTATCTGTGTACTATTACACCAGCTGTCTTGTAACGTGACCTGCTGGTTGCCCTTTACTGTCTGTATCTGTGTACCATTACTCCAGCTGTCTTGTCATGTGACCTGCTGGTTGCCCTTTACTGTCTGTATCTGTGTACCATTACTCCAGCTGTCTTGTCATGTGACCTGCTGGTTGCCCTTTACTGTCTGTATCTGTGTACTATTACACCAGCTGTCTTGTAACGTGACCTGCTGGTTGCCCTTTACTGTCTGTATCTGTGTACCATTACTCCAGCTGTCTTGTCATGTGACCTGCTGGTTGCCCTTTACTGTCTGTATCTGTGTACCATTACTCCAGCTGTCTTGTCATGTGACCTGCTGGTTGCCCTTTACTGTCTGTATCTGTGTAACATTACTCCAGCTGTCTTGACATGTGACCTGCTGGTTGTCCTTTACTGTCTGTATCTGTGTAACATTACTCCAGCTGTCTTGTCATGTGACCTGCTGGTTGCCCTTTACTGTCTGTATCTGTGTACTATTACACCAGCTGTCTTGTAACGTGATCTGCTGGTTGCCCtttactgtctgtgtctgtgtaccaTTACACCAGCTGTCTTGACATGTGACCTGCTGGTTGTCCTTTACTGTCTGTATCTGTGTAACATTACTCCAGCTGTCTTGACATGTGACCTGCTGGTTGTCCTTTACTGTCTGTATCTGTGTAACATTACTCCAGCTGTCTTGACATGTGACCTGCTGGTTGTCCTTTACTGTCTGTATCTGTGTAACATTACTCCAGCTGTCTTGTCATGTGACCTGCTGGTCACCAGCCTGTTGACTTGGTTAACCCTGTCTTGTAACTTTTGCTATTATTAAGCCAGTAAACAGGGAGGATGACTTACAGAATTTAGAGGTGAACATACTAAGTATTCCTGTCTCCTCTGTTTCAGGCGGTGGAGAACCTGTGTTCCTATAAAGTCTCCCCCACACTGTACAAGCAGCTCCGTCAGGTCTGTGAGGACCATGTCCAGGCCCAGATACATCAGTTCAGAGAATATCCTTTACACTCTGTGTGTCTTTGCCATGTGAAAGTGTGCTCCTATATTTTTGTCTGTGTGGATGTTTCTAAAAGCCTGTTTGGTGGGTTTCTAGTTGACTTGATAGGAATGTCTGTCATTTATGATGCTGCATGACAGTGTCTCCTCTGAGGAGATAAACATGTTTTATAACAATCTCTAACATGTTTTAGAACCATCCCTAACACGTTTTAGAAGCATCCCTAACATGTTGTTTTAGAACCGTCTCTAACATGTTGTTTTAGAACCGTCTCTAACATGTTGTTTTAGAACCGTCTCTAACATGTTGTTTTAGAACCGTCTCTAACATGTTGTTTTAGAACCGTCTCTAACATGTTGTTTTAGAACCGTCTCTAACATGTTGTTTTAGAACCGTCTCTAACATGTTTTAGAACCGTCTCTAACATGTTTTAGAACCGTCTCTAACATGTTTTAGAACCGTCTCTAACATGTTTTAGAACCGTCTCTAACATGTTTTAGAAAAAAATAGTTGTTTTGTATTGCTGcaccttgtgtttcttggctatttacattgttttgttcacaagctaCGTTGTTTTTCAATGTTTGATTTTGCTTCAACTGCCTGTGAAGACGTCAGCTACTAGTCAGACTAGTCTACTGTGTTATAAACTGTctggttccagccctgaatgctgattggctgacagccgtggtatatcagaccatataccactggTATTTCAaaccatttatttttactgctcgaattacgttggtaaccagtttataatagcaataaggcagctcggtggggtttgtggtatttggccaatataccacggttaagggtTGTATCCGGGCACTCTGCAATGCGttttgcttaagaacagcccttagccgtggtatattggccatataccaccccTCGGTCCTTATTGCATAAATATCTCACAGGCACACTGTCACGGAACACTCCAGCGGCTGGAATACCATCATTGCCACAATAACCTTGTCCTGGGTCTCCCTGATAACACTTGTTTATCTGGTTGGTTGTGACTGGGGCGGCTTAAAGGAACCTGGCAGCCTCCTGTTAGAGCTGTATGTCTTCTCAGCGGGCCGCTGTGTAGTAGTGTCTCTGTACCAGCTGTATGTCTTCTCAGCGGGCCGCTGTGTAGTAGTGTCTCTGTACCAGCTGTATGTCTTCTCAGCGGGCCGCTGTGTAGTAGTGTCTCTGTACCAGCTGTACGTCTTCTCAGCGGGCCGCTGTGTAGTAGTGTCTCTGTACCAGCTGTATGTCTTCTCAGCGGGCCGCTGTGTAGTAGTGTCTCTGTACCAGCTGTATGTCTTCTCAGCGAGCCGCTGAGAAGACGGAACTACGTTTGACATGTTGTTCattcagcagacactcttatcctcttatccagagatacttacaggagcaattcggTTTACGGTGCTTTGCTTAATGGCACATCGACATATTTGTCTCCTAgtctgctcggggattcgaaccagcgacctttcggttactggcccaactctcctaaccgctaggctacctgccgcccaggggGCACTTTGGACCTCTTCAGCCAGCTAGCTGCACACAGCGACACGCTGCTTGGACTGATGGCACATGAACATCCCTGTAATGGGGATCTCTATAAACTACACAGTTTGTAGTCATCAGAAGGTTGTCATGTTTTCAACCTGGTGCGAGCCGAGGCCCCGTCCAAAGAGTGTTTGACTGTTGTTTGATTTGAATTGAGGCCCGTTCCTTAACCTTAGCGCCTCACAGAGTCCCTGGACAGCCTGTCTTTCCTGAAGAGGATGAACCGATGCTGGCAGGACCACTGCAGACAGACGGTTAGTCAGACAGCCTTTATCATCTcaactttgtcttgatcatgtgaCATTTAATCTGTCTAAAATGTATGTTGTAGATTAGTCTAATGTCAGTGTGTTGTGTAACCTGGTTTACTGCAGATCATGATCCGGAGTATCTTTCTGTTCCTGGATCGTACCTACGTTCTCCAGAACTCCCTGCTCCCCTCCATCTGGTAAGAGCCCCGTCCACGAGCCATTAGGAGACACAAACATTCATCCATTCATCTGGTAAGAGCCCCGTCCACGAGCCATTAGGAGACACAAACATTCATCCATTCATCTGGTAAGAGCCCCGTCCACTAGCCATTAGGAGACACAAACATTCATCCATTCATCTGGTAAGAGCCCCGTCCACGAGCCATTAGGAGACACAAACATTCATCCATTCATCTGGTAAGAGCCCCGCCCACTAGCCATTAGGAGACACAAACATTCATCCATTCTCAGTGGTAAACGGGTTTCCTGTTCTGAGATGGTGAACGTTTCTTTCTGTCCTCTGACAGACTGTGTCTGAAATGGAATCCTATTCACTTcgcagtgcactacctttgacgaGGTCCTCATTGGGCTAAAAGAgttcactatgtaggaaatagggtgccatctgggatgcAGACAGTTACTGTTCATCGTGAACGTCACCGTTACCGTTACCGTGACCGTCCACCGTGACTGTGTGTGTTCCACAGGGATACCGGGCTGGAACTCTTCCGGAACCACATCGTGAGCGACGGGGCTGTCCAGAAGCGCACGGTCGATGGAATCCTGGAACAGATCGAACGTGAACGCAACGGAGAGACCGTGGACCGCAGCCTTCTCCGCAGCCTACTGGGCATGCTCTCAGATCTTCAGGTGATTGGTCAATGCTTCATAAGGCTTGTCTTACCATTTGGCCAATGAACCAATCAAGTCAAGGCAGTCAGTTGCTAGTCATACGAGTGAATTTTCTTAGCAGTGTAAAATTATTGTTCCATAGGCAGATAGTATGTAGATTCTCTGATCTCCTGGTGTAATCTATTGTCTCTCTcctcaggtctctgatctcctggTGTAATCTATTGTCTCTCTcctcaggtctctgatctcctggTGTAATCTATTGTCTCTcctcaggtctctgatctcctggTGTAATCTATTGTCTCTCTCCTCAGGTCTATGTAGATTCTCTGATCTCCTGGTGTAATCTATTGTCTCTCTCCTCAGGTGTATAAAGAGTCGTTTGAGGAGCGTTTTTTGATGGAGACTAACAGACTGTACGCTGCAGAGGGACAGAGGCTGATGCAGGAACGAGATGTGAGTGACAGCCGTCAATCAAATGCTTTAATTCCATATTATGACCACGCCCCTATATAGATAGCATACTTGGCTTTCTCCTAGTGACGGTCATAAgtgacgtgtatgtgtgtgtccaggtgCCGGAGTACCTGCATCATGTGGCTCGTCGGTTGGAAGAAGAGAATGATCGTGTCATCAGCTATCTTGACCAGAGCACTCAGTAAGACCCGCCTCTTCCTCCACACCCCTTAGACTGACAGGCCTGTGCTCCAATCAGAGTACACGAGATCATCTCACAGATTTGAACCACTTTACTTACTCTTTCACCCTCCCTTCCATCtctttatcatctctctctctttcaccccctcctccatctgtctatcatctctctctccctctgtttgtaTTCAACAGGAAGCCACTTATCTCTAATGTAGAGAAGCAGCTGCTTGGAGAACACATGACGGCCATCTTACAGAAAGGTATCTATCGGCAGTATGTGATATTGaccctcctcctccaggtctcagtATTCTGTTAGACGGTAACCGGGTGATATTGACCCCGTCCTCCAGGTCTCAGTATTCTGTTAGACGGTAACAGGGTGATATTGaccccctcctccaggtctcagtATTCTGTTAGACGGTAACCGGGTGATATTGACCCTCCCCTCCAGGTCTCAGTATTCTGTTAGACGGTAACCGGGTGATATTGACCCTCTCCTGCAGATCTCAGTATTCTGTTAGACGGTAACCGGGTGATATTGACCCTCTCTTCCAGGTCTCAGTATTCTGTTAGACGGTAACCGGGTGATATTGaccctctcctccaggtatcAGTATTCTGTTAGATGGTAACCGGGTGATATTGACCCTCTCCTCCAGGTCTCAGTATTCTGTTAGACGGTAACCGGGTGATGGAGCTGGCTCTGCTCTaccagctcttcagtaaggtgaAGGGAGGACTCCCCACTCTGCTGCAGCACTGGAGAGACTACATCAAGGTACTGTCTGTCTTGATATTACTTCTCTCTGTCTTTATATTACTCTCACTCTGAAACACTTCTATTGACTCTAGTCTCACTGAGATGTCTCCTAACAGAGTTTTGGTGGTGAGATTGTGGGCACCCCAGAGAAGGATAAGGACATGGTTCAAGACCTGTTGGACTTCAAGGATAAGATGGACAACGTGGCCCAGGGCTGTTTCAACAGAAACGAGAGTTTCATCAACGCTATGAAGGAGGCCTTTGAAGCTTTCATCAACAACAGACCCAACAAACCTGCTGAACTCATCGGTGAGGACAagaccgctgtgtgtgtgtgcaaagagTCAGGGCAGGAGATATTTAAAGGCACCTGGAATCTTAAAATGGATGTTCCATTTGCTTAAAACACCAGTCAGAGGTCCCACGCCAGTTATGTTGATATGAGTGTTTCCTGTATGTTTTATCTAACTGGCGGTGTCCTGTCTCTGCACAGCGAAGTACGTGGACTGTAAATTGCGGGCGGGCAACAAGGAAGCTAccgaggaggagatggagagaattcTAGACAAGATCATGATCATCTTCCGCTTCATCCACGGGAAGGATGTGTTCGAGGCCTTTTATAAGAAGGACCTGGCCAAACGCCTGCTGGTGGGGAAAAGTGCCTCCGTGGACGCTGAGAAGTCCATGCTGTCCAAACTCAAACACGGTAAGTTGTCCCAACTCAAACACTGTATGATAACAGGATACAATGCAGTGATCTCCAAAATTACAACTTTGTCACCATCACATGTTATGGTATCTGTGTTGAAGCAGGCTTTGTTTGTGGGTGGGGACTACAACTAACTTTTTGGTCTGGCAGCCACTCCAGTTTTACCAGACAAAATATTGTTAAGttagaacaacaacaaaaaacgaatGAGCTTTGTGACGTTTCAGAAGCTTTGTGACGTTTCAGAAGCTTTGTGACGTTTCAGAAGCTTTGTGACGTTTCAGAAGCTTTGTGACGTTTCAGAAGCTTTGTGACGTTTCAGAAGCTTTGTGATGTTTCAAAAAcaaatgtattactagtaagaagTGATGTGGTATAGGGCTAATCATTTTAACTAACTTttttaaccaaaatatcacaGATGAGACATGTTAAGCTGCCCCTTTAAGGGCGGCAGGTTACCGTGGCAACGATGGTACTCCAGCCGCTGGAGTGGTCAGTGACGGTGTGCCTGTGAGATATTAGAGTAGATGGTCTGACTAGTAGCTGACGTCTTCACTGGTAGTTGAAGCAAAGTCAAACATTGAAAAACAACGTAGCTTGTGAACAAACcaatgtaaatagccaagaaacacaaggtgCAGCAATACAAATCAACACAAGGTGCAGCAATACAAATCAACACAAGGTGCAGCAATACAAATCAACACAAGGTGCAGCAATACAAATCAACACAAGGTGCAGCAATACAAATCAACACAAGGTGCAGCAATACAAATCAACACAAGGTGCAGCAATACAAATCAACACAAGTTTTCACTTCAGTGGACTTTCCAGAAAATTAGACTTCTATGCCTGTGCATATTGAGCACTTTCAATCCCAGTGTTCACAGCTCCCAAGCCAGGCGTTTTTGCAGCGCCTCACGGGATATATATTTTAGTGGATACCTAGTTCTTTGCGATTACCTACCATCTATGAAACAAAATGACCAAACAGTTACTGCAGCATTTATTTAGTTATAAATGTTTTCCTGCTTGACTTCCTGACGACATGTTTATTTGTAAATGTGAGTGAAATCCTCGCGCTCTGTTGCCCTGACCACCCGCCAACAtggctggtgaagtagacatCTTTACCCACCAACATGGCTGGTGAAGTGGACATCTTTACCCGCCAACATGGCTGGTGACGTAGACATCTTTACCCACCAACATGGCTGGTGGAATAGACATCTTTACCCACCAACGTGGCTGGTGGAATAGACATCTCACCCGCCAACGTGGCTGGTGGAATAGACATCTCACCCGCCAACGTGGCTGGTGGAGTAGACATCTCACCTGCCAACATGGCTGGTGGAATAGACATCTCACCTGCCAACGTGGCTGGTGGAATAG includes:
- the LOC129845954 gene encoding cullin-4A-like isoform X3 — encoded protein: MAEDIRQDKKANFSALTEHNNNGVTKISGLASNKTGASKKLVIKNFKDRPKLADNYTEDTWLKLRDAVGAIQNSTSIKYNLEELYQAVENLCSYKVSPTLYKQLRQVCEDHVQAQIHQFREESLDSLSFLKRMNRCWQDHCRQTIMIRSIFLFLDRTYVLQNSLLPSIWDTGLELFRNHIVSDGAVQKRTVDGILEQIERERNGETVDRSLLRSLLGMLSDLQVYKESFEERFLMETNRLYAAEGQRLMQERDVPEYLHHVARRLEEENDRVISYLDQSTQKPLISNVEKQLLGEHMTAILQKGLSILLDGNRVILTPSSRSQYSVRR
- the LOC129845954 gene encoding cullin-4A-like isoform X2, with product MAEDIRQDKKANFSALTEHNNNGVTKISGLASNKTGASKKLVIKNFKDRPKLADNYTEDTWLKLRDAVGAIQNSTSIKYNLEELYQAVENLCSYKVSPTLYKQLRQVCEDHVQAQIHQFREESLDSLSFLKRMNRCWQDHCRQTIMIRSIFLFLDRTYVLQNSLLPSIWDTGLELFRNHIVSDGAVQKRTVDGILEQIERERNGETVDRSLLRSLLGMLSDLQVYKESFEERFLMETNRLYAAEGQRLMQERDVPEYLHHVARRLEEENDRVISYLDQSTQKPLISNVEKQLLGEHMTAILQKGLSILLDGNRVMELALLYQLFSKVKGGLPTLLQHWRDYIKSFGGEIVGTPEKDKDMVQDLLDFKDKMDNVAQGCFNRNESFINAMKEAFEAFINNRPNKPAELIAKYVDCKLRAGNKEATEEEMERILDKIMIIFRFIHGKDVFEAFYKKDLAKRLLVGKSASVDAEKSMLSKLKHECGAAFTSKLEGMFKDMELSKDVMIQFKQYTQNQSEPSQLELTVNILTMGYWPSYTPMEVHLPPEMVKLQEVFKLFYLGKHSGRKLQWQPTLGHAVLKTEFKEGKKELQVSVPDVSLCVCLQGKKELQVSVPDVSLCVCLQGKKELQVSVPDVSLCVCLQGKKELQVSVPDVSLTVCLSTG
- the LOC129845954 gene encoding cullin-4A-like isoform X1; translation: MAEDIRQDKKANFSALTEHNNNGVTKISGLASNKTGASKKLVIKNFKDRPKLADNYTEDTWLKLRDAVGAIQNSTSIKYNLEELYQAVENLCSYKVSPTLYKQLRQVCEDHVQAQIHQFREESLDSLSFLKRMNRCWQDHCRQTIMIRSIFLFLDRTYVLQNSLLPSIWDTGLELFRNHIVSDGAVQKRTVDGILEQIERERNGETVDRSLLRSLLGMLSDLQVYKESFEERFLMETNRLYAAEGQRLMQERDVPEYLHHVARRLEEENDRVISYLDQSTQKPLISNVEKQLLGEHMTAILQKGLSILLDGNRVMELALLYQLFSKVKGGLPTLLQHWRDYIKSFGGEIVGTPEKDKDMVQDLLDFKDKMDNVAQGCFNRNESFINAMKEAFEAFINNRPNKPAELIAKYVDCKLRAGNKEATEEEMERILDKIMIIFRFIHGKDVFEAFYKKDLAKRLLVGKSASVDAEKSMLSKLKHECGAAFTSKLEGMFKDMELSKDVMIQFKQYTQNQSEPSQLELTVNILTMGYWPSYTPMEVHLPPEMVKLQEVFKLFYLGKHSGRKLQWQPTLGHAVLKTEFKEGKKELQVSLFQTLVLLMFNEGEEFSVEEIKSATGIEEGELRRTLQSLACGKARVLNKTPRGKDIEDGDRFNFNNDFRHKLFRIKINQIQMKETVEEQVSTTERVFQDRQYQIDAAVVRIMKMRKTLGHNLLVSELYNQLKFPVKPGDLKKRIESLIDRDYMERDKESPNQYHYVA